One Amblyomma americanum isolate KBUSLIRL-KWMA chromosome 8, ASM5285725v1, whole genome shotgun sequence DNA window includes the following coding sequences:
- the LOC144100550 gene encoding uncharacterized protein LOC144100550, protein MSCSSEWSQRHRLRFAQARPPTPPSPPPLPSSPATDAGTSNGNGARTVAPTEGSPTSSPSLTAALVRARNGVGNTKSQNEELKIRERRGQRDRARGPGDIAAFRRTCNKPA, encoded by the exons ATGTCATGCAGCAGCGAGTGGTCACAGCGGCATCGCCTCAGGTTCGCTCAAGCACGGCCACCAACTCCGCCGTCACCACCGCCACTGCCGTCATCACCCGCGACGGACGCGGGCACCAGCAACGGCAACGGGGCTCGCACTGTGGCGCCCACCGAAGGCTCGCCCACCAGCTCGCCgtcgctgacggccgcgctcgTGCGGGCCCGCAATGGCGTCGGCAACACCAAGTCACAGAATGAAGAGCTCAAGATTCGG GAAAGACGAGGCCAGCGTGACCGTGCCCGCGGCCCCGGTGATATCGCCGCTTTTCGACGAACGTGCAACAAGCCAGCCTGA
- the LOC144102619 gene encoding protein argonaute-2-like, with protein sequence MPAFAGRKNTYTRCEIKIRERTLTVDFEEDQRMQKFIVKIQYAATANLDARHAVFDNRVSRVPQEILQAMAIVLRHGPSMKLMPVGRSFFKPPPPNDDNNTLGGVREFWCGFYRSVRPALWTPMGNVYMSSTEPLRLPSEHEPALHPDRQRDSPTLPPMEVCEIVAGQHCKKKLDENQTSEMIKRVALPPANRFNEIRQSVRDLVSSSDQCLREFGIKINTEPTMLKVRVLHPLSLVFENNSVGKPRDGRWELRGRNFYKLAKLTRWILLKLSRFSQRDSLDNFVKMLIRVGQELGMRIEQPLDMTTANANHGGLRRHIAPGGDESPQGHDENMLKALYRATKHKLEHIIYWDGVSAIRPACQELSPNETYELALTFIVFQKHHDTSLMPASNQNRVGKCRNVPPGTIVDSLVTYPLDFDLYLCSHFGIEGTSKPSHYYVVWYHSSVSADMEKLRYYICHSYARCTRSVSIPAPVYYTHLAASRAKNHVMSKVDVPSSSSDSSMGSADSVPSRQYVEAIKVLDSLQAAMYFV encoded by the exons ATGCCCGCCTTCGCGGGCCGCAAGAACACGTACACGCGCTGTGAGATCAAGATCCGCGAGCGCACCTTAACGGTCGACTTCGAGGAGGACCAGCGTATGCAGAAGTTCATCGTCAAGATCCAGTACGCAGCCACCGCGAATCTGGACGCGCGGCACGCAGTCTTCGACAACCGTGTCAGCCGGGTACCCCAGGAGATCCTCCAAGCCATGGCCATCGTGCTGCGGCACGGACCGTCGATGAAACTCATGCCCGTCGGGCGGTCCTTCTTCAAACCGCCGCCCCCGAACGACGACAACAACACCCTCGGTGGTGTCCGAGAATTCTGGTGCGGCTTCTACAGGAGCGTGAGGCCCGCTCTGTGGACGCCAATGGGCAACGTTTACATGTCGTCTACCG AACCGCTACGGCTGCCTTCCGAGCACGAACCAGCCCTGCATCCAGACCGGCAGCGAGACTCACCCACTCTACCTCCGATGGAGGTCTGCGAGATCGTCGCTGGGCAGCACTGCAAGAAGAAACTGGACGAGAACCAGACGTCCGAAATGATCAAGCGCGTGGCGCTGCCCCCGGCAAATCGTTTCAACGAGATCCGCCAGTCGGTGCGGGATCTGGTAAGCAGCAGCGACCAGTGTCTGCGCGAGTTCGGCATCAAGATCAACACCGAGCCGACGATGCTCAAGGTCCGGGTGCTCCACCCGCTGTCGCTGGTCTTCGAGAACAACTCCGTCGGCAAGCCCCGCGACGGCAGATGGGAACTGCGGGGCCGTAATTTCTACAAGCTGGCTAAGCTGACTCGCTGGATTCTGCTCAAGCTGAGCCGGTTCTCGCAGCGAGACAGCCTCGACAACTTCGTCAAGATGCTCATCCGCGTtggccaagaactgggcatgcgcattgaGCAGCCGCTGGACATGACCACGGCAAACGCGAACC ATGGAGGACTCCGTCGCCACATTGCGCCTGGAGGTGATGAATCACCTCAAGGACATGATGAAAACATGCTGAAGGCCCTTTACCGTGCTACCAAGCACAAGCTGGAGCACATCATCTACTGGGACGGA GTGAGCGCTATCCGACCGGCGTGCCAGGAGCTTTCCCCTAACGAGACGTACGAGCTGGCGCTGACCTTCATCGTGTTCCAGAAGCATCACGACACGAGTTTGATGCCCGCCAGCAACCAGAACAGGGTTGGCAAGTGTCGCAACGTGCCGCCCGGCACCATCGTAGATTCCTTGGTCACGTACCCGCTAGACTTTGACCTCTacctctgcagccacttcggcattGAG GGCACGAGCAAGCCGTCGCACTACTACGTCGTGTGGTACCACTCCAGCGTCTCGGCGGACATGGAGAAGCTGAGGTACTACATCTGCCATTCGTACGCCCGCTGCACCCGCAGCGTGAGCATCCCGGCGCCCGTCTACTACACGCATCTGGCCGCGTCCCGGGCCAAGAACCACGTGATGAGCAAGGTGGACGTGCCTAGCTCGAGCAGCGACTCGTCCATGGGCAGTGCCGACTCTGTCCCCTCCAGACAATACGTGGAGGCCATCAAGGTGCTCGACTCCCTCCAGGCTGCTATGTACTTCGTCTGA